The following proteins are encoded in a genomic region of Gimesia algae:
- the sppA gene encoding signal peptide peptidase SppA, with protein sequence MQEEQASPEKPGEKAGKSRPSASPARRWITRSLVVLLVMSVLLNLGFYAWYQEYFTVGGGPTEQFETGDQFALDKIAIISITGTIMPPFTERILESIKTAHEDDHVKGILLEIDSPGGLVADSHQIYHRLVELRKTKPIVVSMKRMAASGGYYVAMAAGEKGVIFAEPTTWTGSLGVIIPRFDMSGLAEKVGVVSDPLKTGEFKDALNPFREMTQRERDIWDHILDESYQRFLNIITDNRKDLDYEQVKKLATGQIYPATDAKENGLIDEIGYQEDALTRLLEITELKKARVIRYRHPVTLADILLGSAEASQVENRKQALLDATVPRAMYFSSWLGDMPGWQ encoded by the coding sequence ATGCAGGAAGAACAGGCATCACCAGAGAAGCCCGGTGAAAAAGCGGGAAAAAGCCGTCCCTCAGCATCACCGGCAAGACGCTGGATCACGCGCAGCTTAGTTGTGCTGTTGGTGATGTCCGTGCTTTTGAATCTGGGCTTTTATGCCTGGTATCAGGAGTACTTCACTGTTGGAGGGGGGCCGACAGAGCAGTTTGAGACCGGTGATCAGTTTGCTTTAGATAAAATCGCAATCATTTCGATTACGGGTACGATCATGCCGCCTTTTACCGAGCGGATTCTGGAATCGATCAAAACCGCGCATGAAGACGATCATGTCAAAGGAATCCTGCTGGAAATTGACAGTCCCGGCGGTCTGGTCGCGGACAGCCATCAGATTTACCATCGCCTGGTCGAACTGCGAAAAACGAAACCCATCGTTGTTTCGATGAAACGGATGGCTGCTTCCGGCGGCTATTATGTTGCCATGGCAGCCGGTGAAAAGGGAGTCATTTTTGCAGAGCCGACCACCTGGACCGGTTCACTGGGCGTGATTATTCCCCGCTTTGACATGAGTGGTCTGGCTGAAAAAGTGGGTGTAGTCTCTGACCCTTTGAAAACGGGGGAATTTAAGGATGCTCTCAATCCGTTTCGTGAGATGACTCAACGGGAGCGGGACATCTGGGACCATATTCTGGATGAATCGTATCAGCGATTTTTGAACATCATCACGGACAACCGTAAAGATCTTGATTATGAACAGGTGAAGAAACTGGCCACAGGTCAGATCTACCCGGCGACCGACGCCAAGGAGAACGGGCTGATCGATGAAATCGGCTATCAGGAAGATGCGCTGACCCGATTGCTGGAAATCACAGAACTCAAGAAAGCGCGTGTGATAAGATACAGACATCCTGTTACACTGGCTGATATACTACTGGGCTCAGCAGAAGCCAGTCAGGTAGAGAATCGAAAACAGGCGCTGCTGGATGCCACAGTTCCGCGCGCCATGTATTTTTCTTCGTGGCTGGGTGATATGCCCGGATGGCAGTAG